One genomic region from Campylobacter sp. RM5004 encodes:
- a CDS encoding glycosyltransferase: MSQEIIVVKNTEGDPDTKAKILIKNKIDYTPKVSVIIPVYNTEKYLKECLDSVINQSLKEIEIICVDDGSTDNSLEILKEYAAKDNRITVLAQENLYAGVARNAGMMVASGEYYHFLDSDDFVEDNIYEKCVENNKNYDIIIFANNVIDENTQELIRVNKASIDEKNKNFIQTNPNAWSKLFNKCFIQSRRIKFEGLKIANDLTFTYTALALADNIKYIDIPLISYRGNQKHNLTANRGDNIECFFKAIQKLKNNLKIYNVFHKYNNTFYDRIKASLNYELKFYKHTYDELRQVMFKTLDNELYKLLICDLKPKISIIIAAYNAEKYLKQCLDSVTNQSLIDIEIICVNDGSSDNSLAILYEYARLDTRIKIINQENQGLSISRNNALKIAKGKYIQFVDADDYINLKACERIYLQAIQNDLDILMIGGNNFDNYGNITESAYNSFLYLPNNFKEVFNYIDCKDFITRIAVSSCLNIYKNDFLNAKKIKWIGKKICYEDNLFFTEALFKANRIGVCKEKLYFRRIHNESITQNIEKNFKDKIEINTRLFEMLFKITSKEYLDLYIKSRLNILYSDYIKIGNEKYMSDLSNLVNLIFKKYNYSIPNIMQFLLNKEEYYFKYLKSSRIDIKNYGSKDNEINIIENITNVRAISTKKSNGFSLTCKTNSFCFRAIKSGKLIIDLFNTKEDITYKSIKLNGKNLLKSSLILRSGDEYRIKKRIWDGKQYKLEFDCIKNSEIKLDIRNVRTNSNNIELIDSLINTSIKTPIWFIDSKGSGCVLENCNFKDYFKVQIVNDGELMLRFMGVDAKFNNERIPLYVNYQSIKINGKEILSNPIVVWHDKVFVYKKKVKNKEVIEIETTKKYYKYSKKELNNIVSKLINNDADKLIIDKVIKIYEKEQGKEESIISRIKEFFKMINFNLRKKNDSKRIAK; encoded by the coding sequence TTGAGCCAAGAAATTATAGTGGTTAAAAACACCGAAGGCGACCCTGATACAAAAGCTAAAATTTTAATCAAAAATAAAATTGATTATACTCCAAAAGTATCAGTAATAATCCCAGTATATAACACTGAAAAATATTTAAAAGAATGTTTGGATAGCGTAATAAATCAAAGTTTAAAAGAAATAGAGATAATATGTGTGGATGATGGCTCAACCGATAATTCGCTAGAAATCTTAAAAGAATACGCAGCTAAAGATAATCGCATCACAGTCCTTGCTCAAGAAAATCTATACGCTGGAGTTGCAAGAAATGCTGGTATGATGGTAGCTAGTGGGGAATATTATCATTTTTTAGATAGTGATGATTTTGTAGAAGATAATATATACGAAAAATGTGTTGAAAACAATAAAAATTATGACATTATAATTTTTGCAAATAATGTTATTGATGAAAATACGCAAGAATTAATAAGAGTAAATAAAGCTAGCATAGATGAAAAAAATAAAAATTTTATACAAACAAATCCAAATGCCTGGAGTAAGTTATTTAATAAATGTTTTATTCAGAGTAGAAGAATAAAATTTGAAGGTTTAAAAATAGCTAATGATTTAACTTTTACTTATACAGCATTAGCTCTTGCAGATAATATAAAATACATAGATATTCCTTTAATCTCATATAGAGGTAACCAAAAACATAATTTAACAGCAAATAGAGGAGATAATATAGAATGTTTTTTTAAGGCTATACAAAAATTAAAAAACAATCTAAAAATATATAATGTTTTTCATAAATACAATAATACTTTTTATGATAGAATAAAGGCATCTTTAAATTATGAATTGAAATTTTATAAACATACTTATGATGAATTAAGACAAGTTATGTTTAAGACTTTAGATAATGAGCTATATAAGTTATTGATATGTGATTTAAAGCCAAAAATATCTATAATAATAGCAGCTTATAATGCAGAAAAATATCTCAAACAATGTCTTGATAGTGTTACAAATCAAAGCTTAATAGATATAGAGATAATTTGCGTAAATGATGGTTCAAGCGATAATTCTTTAGCTATCTTATATGAATATGCAAGACTAGATACAAGAATAAAGATAATAAATCAAGAAAACCAAGGATTATCAATTTCAAGAAATAATGCTTTAAAAATAGCAAAAGGTAAATATATACAATTTGTAGATGCTGATGATTATATAAATTTAAAAGCTTGTGAAAGAATTTATTTACAAGCTATTCAAAACGATTTAGATATTTTAATGATAGGCGGTAATAATTTTGATAATTATGGCAATATTACGGAGAGTGCTTATAATAGTTTTTTATATTTACCAAATAATTTTAAGGAAGTTTTTAATTATATTGATTGCAAAGATTTTATAACAAGGATTGCTGTTTCTTCTTGTTTAAACATTTATAAAAATGATTTTTTAAATGCTAAAAAAATCAAATGGATAGGTAAAAAAATATGTTATGAAGATAATTTATTTTTCACTGAAGCCTTATTTAAAGCAAATAGAATAGGGGTTTGTAAGGAAAAATTATATTTTAGAAGAATTCATAATGAATCTATTACACAAAATATAGAGAAAAACTTTAAAGATAAGATAGAAATAAATACTAGATTGTTTGAAATGTTATTTAAAATAACATCTAAAGAATATTTAGATTTATATATAAAATCAAGATTAAATATTTTATATAGTGATTATATAAAAATTGGCAATGAAAAATATATGTCAGATTTAAGTAATTTAGTGAACTTAATATTTAAAAAATATAACTATTCAATTCCAAATATAATGCAGTTTTTGCTTAACAAAGAAGAGTATTATTTTAAATACTTAAAATCAAGCAGAATTGACATAAAAAATTATGGTAGTAAAGACAATGAAATAAATATTATTGAAAATATTACTAATGTTAGGGCTATTTCAACTAAAAAAAGCAATGGGTTTAGTCTTACTTGTAAGACAAATAGTTTTTGTTTTCGCGCTATTAAAAGCGGAAAGTTGATAATTGATTTATTTAATACTAAGGAAGATATAACCTATAAATCAATTAAATTAAATGGTAAAAATCTTTTAAAATCTTCACTTATTTTACGAAGTGGTGATGAATATAGAATAAAAAAACGTATATGGGATGGTAAGCAGTATAAACTTGAATTTGATTGTATAAAAAACAGTGAAATTAAACTAGATATAAGAAATGTAAGAACTAACTCTAATAATATAGAGTTGATAGATAGTTTAATTAATACTAGCATAAAAACTCCTATTTGGTTTATTGATAGTAAAGGTTCAGGTTGTGTATTAGAAAACTGTAATTTTAAGGATTATTTTAAGGTTCAGATTGTTAATGATGGAGAATTAATGCTTAGGTTTATGGGGGTTGATGCAAAATTTAATAATGAAAGAATTCCATTATATGTAAATTATCAGTCAATTAAAATAAATGGAAAAGAGATTTTAAGTAATCCTATTGTGGTTTGGCATGATAAAGTTTTTGTTTATAAAAAGAAAGTAAAAAACAAAGAAGTTATAGAGATTGAAACTACAAAAAAATATTACAAATATTCAAAAAAAGAATTAAACAACATAGTTAGCAAATTAATAAATAATGATGCTGATAAATTAATCATTGATAAAGTAATAAAAATATATGAAAAAGAACAAGGCAAAGAAGAAAGTATTATCAGTAGAATTAAAGAATTTTTTAAAATGATAAACTTTAATTTAAGGAAAAAAAATGACTCAAAAAGAATTGCAAAGTAA
- a CDS encoding sulfotransferase family 2 domain-containing protein, with protein sequence MTQKELQSKFNISYFTMNYLLNISSKYKYIYFETPKVACSTIKRTLQELEDIHNVPRSPHDKINSPLKSPLDIESGVEIFDEYFKFSFVRNPYTRILSCYLQKFCNDNLETRLKFLSKLNINKDIKLSFNDFLKALKDIPYKKYDIHYMPQYLLLGGGNLKLDYIGKFERFDIDFQNILFKIIGVNNLSISNIIWHKTNANTLIDNYLDDESIKMINEIYSNDFLNYDYSFK encoded by the coding sequence ATGACTCAAAAAGAATTGCAAAGTAAATTTAATATTTCATACTTTACTATGAATTATCTTTTAAATATTTCAAGCAAATATAAATATATATATTTTGAAACACCAAAGGTAGCTTGTTCTACAATTAAAAGAACACTGCAGGAATTAGAAGATATACACAATGTGCCTAGAAGCCCACACGATAAAATCAATTCACCTTTAAAATCACCTTTAGATATAGAAAGTGGAGTGGAAATTTTTGATGAGTATTTCAAATTTTCTTTTGTTAGAAATCCATATACTAGAATTTTATCATGTTATTTACAAAAATTTTGTAATGACAATTTGGAAACTAGACTAAAATTTTTATCAAAATTAAATATCAATAAGGATATTAAGCTAAGTTTTAATGATTTTTTAAAAGCCTTAAAAGATATACCATATAAAAAGTATGACATACATTATATGCCACAATATTTATTGCTGGGGGGGGGTAATTTAAAATTAGATTATATTGGAAAATTTGAAAGATTTGATATAGATTTTCAAAATATTTTATTTAAAATAATAGGTGTAAATAATTTGAGTATCTCAAATATAATTTGGCATAAAACTAATGCAAACACTTTGATTGATAATTATTTAGATGATGAAAGTATTAAAATGATAAATGAGATTTATTCAAATGATTTTTTAAATTATGATTATAGTTTTAAATAA
- a CDS encoding UDP-glucose/GDP-mannose dehydrogenase family protein has protein sequence MNIVIIGTGYVGLPSGVGFAKLGHNVVCVDVDESKINSLKEGKLPIYENNLEEAFLEVVNKNLTFSTSYSCINEADIVILAVGTPQSNDSEKADLKYIFAATNEICKNLKDKNKYFILATKSTVPVGTGDKIEQIIHEINSDIDIVSLPEFLREGYALEDFYNPDRVVIGSNSDKASEVLKELYSHIDNDKILITSRKSAELIKYASNSFLAMKIHFINEMADFCEKSGANISDVALGIGLDSRIGGKFLNAGPGYGGSCFPKDTLAMLGMAKEFGVGISLIETTIKGNNDRFKKIVNNIKDMLKDIDSPKIGILGLAFKNGTDDCRQSPAIEITKELIKNYQNINVYDPKANQNAKSILNESINYTNSIYECAKKCDLLVVLTEWDEFKDIDFSKLKDCVRVKKIYDTRNIINLNEAKKYGFDVINIGVKN, from the coding sequence ATGAATATAGTTATCATAGGAACAGGCTACGTGGGTTTGCCTAGTGGTGTTGGTTTTGCTAAATTAGGTCATAATGTTGTTTGTGTGGATGTTGATGAAAGTAAAATCAATTCTTTAAAGGAGGGTAAGCTTCCAATTTATGAAAATAATCTTGAAGAAGCATTTTTAGAAGTAGTAAATAAAAACCTAACATTTAGCACATCGTATTCTTGTATAAATGAGGCTGATATCGTTATATTAGCAGTTGGAACTCCGCAGTCAAATGATAGTGAAAAGGCTGATTTAAAATACATTTTTGCAGCAACAAACGAAATTTGTAAAAACTTAAAAGATAAAAATAAATATTTCATATTAGCTACTAAATCAACTGTTCCTGTTGGAACTGGAGATAAAATAGAGCAAATTATACATGAAATCAATTCTGATATTGATATAGTATCTTTACCTGAGTTTTTAAGAGAAGGATACGCTTTAGAGGATTTTTATAATCCTGATAGAGTTGTAATAGGAAGTAACTCCGATAAAGCAAGCGAGGTATTGAAGGAGCTATATTCTCATATAGATAATGATAAAATTTTAATAACTTCTAGAAAATCAGCTGAGCTTATCAAATACGCATCTAATTCGTTTTTAGCAATGAAAATACATTTTATAAACGAGATGGCTGATTTTTGTGAAAAAAGCGGTGCAAACATAAGCGATGTTGCACTTGGAATTGGACTTGATAGTAGAATTGGCGGTAAGTTTTTAAACGCTGGTCCTGGATATGGTGGGAGCTGTTTTCCTAAGGATACTTTAGCAATGCTTGGAATGGCTAAAGAATTTGGAGTAGGAATTTCACTAATAGAAACTACCATTAAAGGAAATAACGATAGATTTAAAAAGATTGTAAATAACATTAAAGATATGTTAAAAGATATTGATAGTCCAAAAATAGGCATTTTAGGACTTGCTTTCAAAAATGGCACCGATGATTGTAGACAAAGTCCAGCGATTGAAATTACAAAGGAATTGATTAAAAATTATCAAAATATAAATGTATATGACCCAAAGGCTAATCAAAACGCTAAAAGTATTTTAAATGAGAGTATAAATTACACAAACTCAATTTATGAATGCGCTAAAAAATGCGATTTATTAGTGGTTTTAACTGAGTGGGATGAGTTTAAGGATATTGATTTTTCAAAGCTTAAAGATTGCGTAAGAGTTAAAAAAATCTATGATACTAGAAACATAATAAACTTAAATGAAGCTAAAAAATATGGTTTTGACGTAATAAATATCGGGGTTAAGAATTGA
- the cysN gene encoding sulfate adenylyltransferase subunit CysN, with protein MNILNKLHTEKELCRFITCGNVDDGKSTLIGRMLYDSSMVLEDQLNSLMKDSKNYGTSNGDIDFALLVDGLESEREQGITIDVAYRYFSTEKRKFIIADTPGHEQYTKNMATGASTADIAIILIDAQKGVMQQTKRHSYIASLLGIKQFIIAINKMDLLNYNENVFSDICKKYQEILPCLKHNINVSFIPISALKGENIVNKSPNMSWYKGKTLFELLNTLELYKANDSDFLLPVQYVSRPNSNFRGFCGSVISGKIKINDEIMVLPSNKQTTIKSIIQAQTMKEEEQAKYLEAITLVTKDELDISRGNIIASKQNKVNITDSFLATVIWMNETKMQLSNRYLLKLANNITPIKFDQIEYKKDINTLSDIACDELCLNDIALCKIDLEEKIAVKTYEQNKTLGSFIIIDRYTNQTLAAGMIEKISSTSKNYKQYSKAEIELNNYIREFYPEWGCKKI; from the coding sequence ATGAATATTTTAAATAAATTACACACAGAAAAAGAGCTTTGTAGATTTATAACTTGTGGAAATGTAGATGATGGCAAATCAACACTTATAGGAAGAATGCTTTATGATTCTTCAATGGTTTTAGAAGATCAACTAAATTCTTTAATGAAAGATAGTAAAAATTATGGAACTTCAAATGGAGATATTGATTTTGCACTCTTAGTTGATGGGCTTGAAAGTGAAAGAGAACAAGGAATTACCATTGATGTAGCTTATAGATACTTTAGCACTGAAAAAAGAAAATTTATAATCGCTGATACTCCAGGTCATGAACAATACACAAAAAACATGGCAACAGGAGCAAGTACAGCTGATATAGCTATTATATTAATAGATGCGCAAAAAGGAGTTATGCAACAAACTAAAAGGCATTCTTATATAGCTTCACTACTCGGAATTAAGCAGTTTATTATAGCAATAAACAAAATGGATTTATTAAATTATAACGAAAATGTTTTTTCTGATATTTGCAAGAAATATCAAGAGATTCTGCCATGTTTAAAACACAATATAAATGTTAGTTTTATACCAATATCAGCCCTAAAAGGTGAAAATATTGTAAACAAAAGCCCTAATATGTCATGGTATAAAGGAAAAACTTTATTTGAACTATTAAATACCTTAGAACTATATAAAGCCAATGATAGTGATTTTTTATTACCTGTACAGTATGTAAGTAGGCCTAATTCTAATTTTCGTGGTTTTTGTGGTAGTGTAATAAGTGGTAAAATAAAAATAAATGATGAGATTATGGTTTTACCATCAAATAAACAAACGACTATAAAAAGCATTATACAGGCACAAACCATGAAAGAAGAAGAACAAGCAAAATATCTAGAAGCTATTACGCTAGTAACTAAAGATGAGTTAGATATTTCTAGAGGTAATATAATAGCAAGTAAACAAAATAAAGTAAATATTACTGATAGTTTTTTAGCTACAGTGATTTGGATGAATGAAACTAAAATGCAATTATCAAATAGATATTTATTAAAATTAGCCAATAATATCACTCCTATAAAATTTGATCAAATAGAATATAAAAAAGATATAAATACTCTTTCAGATATAGCTTGTGATGAATTATGTTTAAATGATATAGCATTATGTAAAATTGACTTAGAAGAAAAAATTGCCGTAAAAACTTATGAACAAAACAAAACTCTAGGCTCTTTTATAATAATCGACAGATACACAAATCAAACTTTAGCCGCTGGAATGATTGAAAAAATTTCAAGCACTAGTAAAAATTATAAACAATATTCTAAAGCTGAAATTGAGCTAAATAACTATATAAGAGAGTTTTATCCTGAGTGGGGGTGTAAAAAAATATGA
- a CDS encoding glycosyltransferase has product MNDKDIKVGIIIPIYNVENYLKECISSVINQTYKNIDIILINDGSTDCNSFNIAKEFTKIDKRIILIDKENGGLGNARNVGINWLLKKYQIKNNILQDGLIKADIVNNDKHRLKHIYSQKPIVQINDVDYILYLDSDDYLVNNAVYECVKVARDNDIVWFDFKFFYDGVKEQDKKTHHEQYNIQHSYKINANEWLTLLEQNDKRMFWFGRHGMVSLKYLQNIQLEFINDIIHEDHYYGKMLFIQAKSIYILNKQLYVYRIRPNSIMAYDEKINISNLSKSVAYLYDLFNQDIIKAKQYYKDASLAITAIKVHNDVFRLNINNELKNKFIKIFYRPLIRWLKEINNYDIDPLSVKNQALNLLPELVDKYENSNQNILQNNKNLKNKKISIIMPIYNIQEYLVECIDSILNQSYKHFNLLLINDGSIDDTLNIAKYYANIDNRIIIIDKINEGQSKSRNLGLELLYDNYNVIWQNKNDYVFKHNKNIRIYTNESNIKNDCLSIVTDYVMFIDGDDTIEYNCLKECINNIKHCEIIWFDFKMFADKDYNGEVPKWNRMSKFSNIKKDIITSREFAQNMLNSKICQFAFMVDGMIDFNYMKKLNFKFPIHGYAEDHYFGLMLFLEANNIKMYKKCFYNYRVRNGSSCNFNNAPIKPSKHIAKYHEFLFKDISLAKEYYNFSGYCNTTYLLMQYFSKKPHYFELSKMILRYYLATTIKMMKFFKYKEEDIKKLIFINDYLLKTYNINSSNDIKIRLHLAYRIGAYLYWVKRKKIRFLLVLKDYLNIYKNYKTNRVYFVNLNKSNISIDKINLPKQYILGSKIIKNFKKYFLFKF; this is encoded by the coding sequence ATGAATGATAAAGATATAAAAGTAGGTATTATCATCCCTATTTATAACGTTGAAAATTATTTAAAAGAATGTATAAGCTCAGTAATAAATCAGACATATAAAAATATAGATATTATACTAATTAATGATGGTAGTACTGATTGTAATTCTTTTAACATAGCTAAAGAATTTACCAAAATTGATAAAAGAATAATATTAATTGATAAAGAAAATGGTGGATTAGGCAATGCTAGAAATGTTGGAATAAATTGGTTGTTAAAAAAATACCAAATAAAAAATAACATTTTGCAAGATGGCTTAATAAAAGCAGATATCGTAAATAATGATAAACATAGATTGAAGCATATTTATTCACAAAAACCAATAGTTCAAATAAATGATGTTGATTATATTTTATATCTAGATTCTGATGATTATTTAGTAAATAATGCAGTTTATGAATGTGTTAAAGTTGCTAGAGATAATGATATTGTTTGGTTTGACTTTAAGTTTTTTTATGATGGAGTAAAAGAACAAGATAAAAAAACGCATCATGAACAATACAATATCCAACATAGCTATAAAATAAATGCTAACGAGTGGCTAACTTTACTAGAGCAAAATGATAAAAGAATGTTTTGGTTTGGAAGACATGGTATGGTGTCATTAAAATATTTGCAAAATATACAATTAGAATTTATTAATGATATTATTCATGAAGATCATTACTACGGCAAAATGCTATTTATACAAGCAAAATCAATCTATATACTTAATAAACAACTTTATGTTTATAGAATCAGACCAAATAGCATAATGGCTTATGATGAAAAAATAAATATTAGTAATCTTTCAAAATCTGTTGCTTATTTGTATGACTTGTTTAACCAAGACATTATTAAAGCAAAGCAATATTATAAAGATGCTTCTTTGGCAATTACTGCAATAAAAGTACATAATGACGTTTTCAGACTAAATATCAATAATGAATTAAAAAATAAATTTATAAAGATTTTTTATAGACCTTTAATTAGATGGCTAAAAGAAATAAATAATTACGATATTGATCCATTAAGTGTAAAAAATCAAGCTTTAAATCTACTTCCTGAATTAGTAGATAAGTATGAAAACTCTAATCAGAATATATTGCAAAATAATAAAAATTTAAAAAATAAAAAAATCAGCATAATTATGCCAATTTATAACATACAAGAATATTTAGTAGAATGTATTGATTCTATACTGAATCAAAGCTATAAGCACTTTAACCTACTTCTTATTAATGATGGTAGCATCGATGATACTTTAAATATTGCAAAATACTATGCAAATATAGATAATAGAATTATAATTATAGATAAGATAAATGAAGGGCAAAGCAAAAGTAGAAATTTAGGACTTGAATTATTGTATGATAATTATAATGTGATATGGCAAAATAAAAATGATTATGTATTTAAACACAATAAAAACATAAGAATATACACAAATGAAAGCAATATAAAAAATGATTGTTTAAGTATAGTTACTGATTATGTGATGTTTATTGATGGTGATGATACGATTGAATATAACTGCTTAAAAGAATGTATAAATAATATAAAACATTGTGAAATAATATGGTTTGATTTTAAAATGTTTGCAGATAAAGACTATAACGGCGAAGTTCCTAAATGGAATAGAATGAGTAAATTTAGCAATATAAAAAAAGATATAATTACATCTAGAGAATTTGCACAAAATATGCTTAATAGTAAAATATGCCAATTTGCTTTTATGGTAGATGGAATGATTGATTTTAATTATATGAAAAAACTCAATTTCAAATTCCCTATACATGGCTATGCTGAAGATCATTATTTTGGACTTATGTTGTTTTTAGAAGCTAATAATATTAAAATGTACAAAAAGTGCTTTTATAATTATAGAGTAAGAAACGGAAGCTCATGTAATTTTAATAATGCTCCTATAAAACCAAGTAAGCACATAGCTAAATATCATGAATTTTTATTTAAAGATATTAGTCTTGCTAAAGAATATTATAATTTCAGTGGATATTGCAATACTACATACTTGCTAATGCAATATTTTAGTAAAAAACCACACTATTTTGAGTTATCAAAAATGATACTAAGATATTATTTAGCTACAACAATCAAAATGATGAAATTTTTTAAATATAAAGAGGAAGATATAAAAAAACTAATTTTTATAAACGATTACTTACTAAAGACATACAATATCAATTCCAGTAATGATATAAAGATAAGACTACATTTAGCATATAGGATTGGAGCGTACTTATATTGGGTAAAAAGAAAAAAAATAAGATTTTTACTTGTACTTAAGGACTATTTAAATATTTATAAAAATTACAAAACTAATAGAGTATATTTTGTTAATTTAAACAAATCTAATATCTCAATAGATAAAATAAATTTACCAAAACAGTATATTTTAGGTAGTAAAATAATTAAAAACTTTAAGAAATATTTTTTATTTAAATTTTAA
- the cysD gene encoding sulfate adenylyltransferase subunit CysD, with protein MKASNYLRMLEAESIYIMREVIAEFENPAMLYSVGKDSSVMLHLLKKAFYPAVPPIPLVHVDTKWKFKEMIDFRDKKAKEMGMQLIVYSNPKIDELNLSPFIHGSSMHTDIAKTEALRQMLDIYKFDAVFGGARRDEEKSRAKERIYSFRDKNHRWDPKSQRPELWNIYNAKHAKEESIRVFPLSNWTEIDIWSYILLENIEIPSLYLAKERLVTEYMGTKILIDDDRVPKNLVNNAKKELVRFRTLGCYPLTGAINSNANSIEKIIQELLLSNTSERQGRLIDIDEKASMEKKKQEGYF; from the coding sequence ATGAAAGCAAGTAATTATTTAAGAATGTTAGAAGCTGAATCTATTTATATAATGAGAGAAGTAATAGCTGAGTTTGAAAATCCTGCTATGTTGTATAGCGTAGGTAAAGATAGTTCGGTTATGTTGCATTTATTAAAAAAAGCATTTTATCCGGCGGTTCCACCAATACCTTTAGTGCATGTTGATACAAAATGGAAATTTAAAGAAATGATAGATTTTAGAGATAAAAAAGCAAAAGAAATGGGTATGCAATTAATAGTATACTCAAATCCTAAAATAGATGAGTTAAATTTATCACCATTCATACATGGCTCTTCTATGCATACTGATATTGCAAAAACAGAAGCACTCAGGCAAATGCTAGATATTTATAAATTTGATGCAGTATTTGGTGGTGCTAGAAGAGATGAAGAAAAATCTCGTGCAAAAGAAAGAATATATTCTTTTAGAGATAAAAACCACAGATGGGATCCTAAAAGTCAAAGACCTGAATTATGGAATATTTATAACGCAAAACACGCTAAAGAAGAATCTATTAGAGTTTTTCCACTTAGCAATTGGACAGAAATTGATATTTGGAGTTATATTTTATTAGAAAATATAGAAATACCTAGTTTATATTTAGCGAAAGAAAGATTAGTTACTGAATATATGGGGACAAAAATATTAATTGATGATGATAGAGTTCCTAAAAATTTAGTAAATAATGCAAAAAAAGAATTAGTAAGATTTAGAACTCTTGGTTGTTATCCATTAACTGGTGCAATTAATTCAAATGCCAATAGTATTGAAAAAATTATACAAGAGTTGTTATTATCAAATACTAGCGAAAGGCAAGGAAGATTGATTGATATTGATGAAAAAGCTAGTATGGAAAAGAAAAAACAAGAAGGGTATTTTTAA